The genomic region CAAAAACTAATCAGGCTTGTCAAAACAAAAACTCCGGCCAATACCAATAATACAACTCCCCATGTTCCGACTACCGTGCCGGTAAAGTATAAAGCCACAAAAATGGCGGCTAAAATAAAGCGAATGATTTTATCAGTGGATCCCATATTTTTTTTCATAACAACCTCGTTATATTTATTGAAAATCTATTCAATCAAAAAATGCCAAAAATGTAATTATTAGTTTATAAAGTGCACAAACGGGTATTACTTTTGGTATTTTCACCACACAATAAACATGGTTCATGAAGGTTTAGTGAATTTGTAGTCGCAGGAAAAATTTTCAATCTAAATTATTATCAAAAAGAAAAAATGAATACACAGCATTTAACGGCAGAACAGGTTAAGTCTATCCAGGTTGGTTTTATTAACAAAGTATATGGCTGGATGGCTTTAGCGCTGGCTATTACCGGGTTTGTGGCATTACGCACTGCCAATTCAGGGCTGATCGATGTGATTGCAGGAAATCAGATCCTGTTCTTTGGAATTATTATTGCTGAACTGGGACTTGTAGTATGGCTTTCAAGCAGAATTGAGAGCATGAATGCTACCAAGGCTATTTCTTTATTTCTATTATATTCGGCATTGAATGGACTCACTTTTTCAATCCTGTTTCTGGTATATACTGCAGGATCTATCGCTTCTACTTTCTTCATTACTGCCGGGACATTCGGGGTGATGAGTGCCTACGGTTATTTCACCAAAACTGATTTGACCAGTATTGGTAACATTGCGTTCATGGGTTTAATTGGTATCATCATTGCCAGTGTGGTGAATATGTTTTGGCATAATGAAACCCTCTACTGGGGCATTACTTACATTGGGGTGTTGGTGTTTGTAGGCTTGACAGCCTATGACACTCAAAAAATTAAAAAAATGAGCTTGGAAATGGATATCAATTCAGAAGAGGGCAGCAAAGGTGCAATCATGGGGGCTTTAG from Gracilimonas sp. harbors:
- a CDS encoding DUF2892 domain-containing protein, whose product is MKKNMGSTDKIIRFILAAIFVALYFTGTVVGTWGVVLLVLAGVFVLTSLISFCPLYAPFGLSTCKTSVE
- a CDS encoding Bax inhibitor-1/YccA family protein, producing MNTQHLTAEQVKSIQVGFINKVYGWMALALAITGFVALRTANSGLIDVIAGNQILFFGIIIAELGLVVWLSSRIESMNATKAISLFLLYSALNGLTFSILFLVYTAGSIASTFFITAGTFGVMSAYGYFTKTDLTSIGNIAFMGLIGIIIASVVNMFWHNETLYWGITYIGVLVFVGLTAYDTQKIKKMSLEMDINSEEGSKGAIMGALALYLDFINLFIMLLRIFGNRK